The Saprospiraceae bacterium genome includes a window with the following:
- a CDS encoding choice-of-anchor D domain-containing protein, with protein MRKFFTFLLCIFIVNFVFTQSNPTPHNLAASNFVFDGFANGTTTTYPVSMQGWSFSEEANSSTVGSANADRILVNSSGGITSGSIRNEISNGLSLLNSGSNNIGAIAVSLNTTNRENISLTWTAEQLNSGGSGATDRINGLQLQFRVGVSGNFTTVAGTEYLATNTTSQNPPQTFSSIILPASCNNQAIVQVRWIYYISSGTANGRDRIRLDDITISSSAMMSCAQPTTGPSNFSATELADNSMDISWMNGDGDRVLVLAREGAAVNADPVNGTPYDANAAFGLGDPLGTVNFVVYNGTGTSESITNLMSGTTYHYAVYAYNDVDQCYNTVAKLTGSGMTTSPPAPIIQLEYPTDNNVNCGFTLPYGNVDLNTDSDLTFRISNDGNADLTLTLDLTIGGTNANQFSIITQPTSPIGAGLSSDVTVRFTPTSGGSKTASISIGNNSAQSTCVVNLSGTGVTPPYYYQTKTSGNWSTPGTWEVSTDNSTWEEATEAPLSNKDLTITIKSPHNVTISANTTIDETVIDAGGSLEVTGGTFTIANGDGEDLQVFGVLRNSLNVQFSLNSGSEISIKNGGKYEHNAVTAGSITPMTWNSGSTCEIIKASGTPGNLNQSYHHFIWASTSHGAATLNLSGDLKTINGDFSITNTGTGSLRLAGATGNTLNVGGSVSINNGTTLDLGNGGNTSNLNILGNLSVFGELRLMGAGTNNGTINLSGNLTGSGTITENTSGTNCQIFFSGTSLQEFNFSGTISNSINFTINNGNNVDLQTALNLPAALTLTNGRLRLNTFDLTVAGTISGASATSYIQTNGTGKLLRTVTQSPAVEYPVGNSTYNPASLQLSSTSSAQFGVRVLDAVYEDGLSGTPITQKVVNRTWDVTGTIPGNFLTLEVQWSTANEAVDFTRTACYLSHYEDMSWSGDVEGAATGTNPYTRSRNDIGTLSPFAVGSQGVLPVEFLDFNVKASGRTSLLSFSTATEFNNDYFSIERSSDGRDFDMIGEIKGAGNSNREISYEFTDSKPSSGINYYRIKQTDFDGKYSYSDIKSIQFSSQKEISVSPGYTDGRLQISTESESYNIVVLNTSGQEVRRFRTLSQNQTISIEELKAGLYFLNIFSGDFRETVRIVKF; from the coding sequence ATGAGGAAGTTTTTTACTTTTTTGTTATGTATTTTTATTGTAAATTTTGTTTTTACCCAATCCAATCCTACTCCGCACAATCTAGCTGCGAGTAATTTCGTCTTTGATGGATTTGCAAATGGAACAACCACAACTTATCCCGTATCCATGCAAGGTTGGAGCTTTTCTGAAGAAGCAAATTCGAGTACGGTTGGTTCTGCAAATGCCGACAGAATTTTAGTAAATAGTTCAGGCGGTATTACATCAGGAAGCATAAGAAACGAGATTTCCAATGGTTTAAGCTTGTTGAATTCCGGTTCTAACAATATTGGTGCAATTGCTGTTTCCTTAAATACAACTAATAGAGAAAATATTTCATTAACCTGGACAGCAGAACAACTTAATTCTGGAGGCAGTGGAGCTACTGATAGAATTAATGGACTTCAGTTACAATTTAGAGTTGGAGTAAGCGGAAATTTCACAACTGTTGCAGGAACAGAATATTTAGCTACCAATACCACTTCTCAAAACCCTCCACAAACTTTTTCATCTATTATACTTCCAGCTTCGTGCAATAATCAAGCTATTGTTCAAGTTAGGTGGATATACTACATAAGTTCTGGAACTGCAAATGGCAGAGATAGAATCAGATTAGATGATATAACCATATCAAGTTCTGCCATGATGTCCTGTGCACAACCCACCACAGGACCATCTAACTTCTCAGCCACAGAACTGGCAGACAACAGTATGGATATCTCCTGGATGAATGGTGATGGAGACAGAGTACTCGTTCTTGCACGAGAAGGTGCTGCTGTCAATGCAGATCCGGTCAACGGAACACCCTATGACGCTAATGCAGCCTTCGGATTGGGTGATCCGTTAGGAACAGTTAATTTTGTAGTCTATAATGGAACCGGTACATCCGAGTCTATTACAAACCTTATGTCCGGAACAACTTATCATTATGCTGTGTACGCATACAATGACGTGGATCAATGTTACAACACCGTTGCAAAGCTTACCGGAAGCGGAATGACTACATCTCCCCCGGCACCCATCATTCAATTGGAATATCCCACCGATAATAATGTAAATTGCGGTTTTACTTTACCTTATGGAAACGTAGATCTGAATACAGATAGTGACCTTACGTTTAGGATTTCGAATGATGGCAATGCAGACTTGACTCTTACCTTAGATTTGACAATAGGCGGAACAAATGCCAATCAGTTTTCAATCATTACGCAGCCTACCTCCCCCATTGGTGCAGGTTTGAGCAGCGATGTAACCGTCAGATTTACGCCAACATCCGGCGGCAGTAAAACTGCCAGTATATCCATAGGAAACAATAGTGCTCAAAGTACCTGTGTCGTAAATTTATCAGGAACAGGAGTAACACCTCCTTACTATTACCAAACCAAAACTTCCGGTAACTGGTCAACACCCGGAACATGGGAAGTTTCAACAGACAATTCAACTTGGGAAGAAGCCACCGAAGCACCATTATCGAATAAGGATCTGACTATAACAATAAAGTCCCCGCATAATGTCACCATTTCTGCCAATACGACAATAGACGAGACAGTAATAGATGCCGGAGGATCGTTGGAAGTTACAGGTGGAACTTTTACTATAGCAAATGGCGATGGTGAAGATTTACAGGTATTTGGGGTTTTACGAAATTCATTAAATGTACAATTTTCATTAAATTCCGGAAGTGAAATTTCGATAAAAAATGGTGGAAAATACGAACATAATGCTGTTACAGCTGGTAGTATAACTCCCATGACCTGGAATTCCGGGTCAACATGTGAAATCATAAAAGCAAGTGGAACTCCAGGTAACTTAAATCAAAGCTATCATCACTTTATTTGGGCAAGCACTTCTCATGGAGCTGCAACATTAAATTTAAGTGGAGATTTAAAAACTATTAATGGAGACTTTTCAATTACAAATACCGGGACAGGGTCTTTAAGATTAGCCGGTGCAACAGGGAACACACTCAACGTTGGTGGAAGTGTTTCTATTAACAACGGAACAACATTAGATTTAGGGAACGGAGGGAATACGTCTAATTTAAACATATTAGGGAACCTAAGCGTCTTTGGGGAACTAAGATTAATGGGAGCAGGAACTAATAATGGAACCATAAATTTATCAGGTAATTTGACAGGGTCAGGCACAATAACGGAAAATACAAGTGGCACTAATTGCCAAATATTTTTTTCCGGAACATCTCTTCAAGAGTTTAATTTTAGCGGAACTATCAGCAATAGCATCAATTTTACAATCAATAATGGTAATAATGTAGATTTACAAACTGCCTTAAACCTGCCCGCTGCACTAACCCTTACCAATGGCAGACTCAGACTTAACACTTTTGATTTGACCGTGGCAGGAACGATCTCAGGAGCTTCAGCTACCAGTTATATTCAGACCAACGGTACCGGAAAGCTTTTAAGAACAGTGACACAATCACCTGCTGTAGAATATCCGGTAGGTAACAGTACCTATAATCCTGCTTCTTTACAATTAAGTTCTACTTCATCCGCTCAATTTGGGGTGAGAGTACTGGATGCCGTTTATGAAGATGGTCTCTCGGGTACTCCGATTACTCAAAAAGTAGTAAACAGAACATGGGACGTAACCGGAACAATCCCGGGTAATTTCCTAACACTTGAAGTACAATGGAGTACAGCGAATGAAGCAGTAGATTTTACAAGAACTGCCTGTTATCTGTCACACTATGAAGATATGAGCTGGAGCGGAGATGTAGAAGGTGCTGCCACCGGAACTAACCCTTATACAAGATCCAGAAATGATATTGGAACTTTATCTCCTTTTGCAGTAGGCAGTCAGGGCGTTTTGCCGGTTGAATTTCTGGATTTTAATGTGAAAGCATCCGGCAGAACCAGTTTGCTTTCCTTCTCCACCGCTACTGAATTCAACAACGACTATTTCTCCATCGAGCGGTCATCAGACGGAAGGGACTTTGATATGATTGGAGAAATCAAAGGTGCGGGTAACAGCAACAGAGAAATAAGTTATGAATTTACAGATTCAAAACCGTCATCAGGTATCAATTATTACCGAATCAAACAAACTGACTTTGATGGAAAATACAGTTATTCTGATATTAAATCCATTCAATTCTCTTCACAGAAAGAGATCAGCGTCAGTCCGGGATACACGGATGGCAGATTGCAGATATCTACAGAATCAGAAAGTTATAATATTGTTGTGTTAAACACTTCCGGACAGGAAGTAAGAAGATTTAGGACTTTATCACAAAATCAGACGATCAGTATAGAAGAACTGAAAGCCGGATTGTACTTTTTAAATATCTTCAGCGGAGATTTCCGTGAAACTGTCAGAATCGTTAAGTTCTGA
- the htpG gene encoding molecular chaperone HtpG: MERGNISVQAENIFPIIKKFLYSDHEIFLRELVSNAVDATTKIKTLSSKGEVKGDLGDTKIEIRIDAENKTLHILDKGIGMTEDEVNRYLNQVAFSSAEDFLAKYKDDATIIGHFGLGFYSAFMVADKVEVITKSYVPDAPAVKWTCDGNPEYSIESSDRTERGTEIILHINEESKEYLENYRIKELLNKYCKFLPVEIKFGTKTETTFEGDGEEKKEIKTEVDDIVNNPRPIWKLKPTELTDEDYKSFYNELHPFSQPPLFWIHLNIDYPFNLTGILYFPKLNNGFEVQKNKIQLYSNQVFITDDVKEIVPEFLMLLHGVIDSPDIPLNVSRSYLQSDSNVKKINTYISKKVAEKLHSIFNTDRKGYEEKWKEISTFVKYGMISDEKFNEKAMTFALLKNLENEYFTLEEYKERVKATQTDKHNKVIYLYANDVKAQHSYIKAAKDYGYDVLEMDTIIDNHFMQHIEYKGGEVTFVRVDSDTPDQLVQKDETKESVLSQAEQDKVKDIFTKSLKNLGMGHIELKALSPTDHPVLITRPEFMRRMKEMQAMQGMDMNMFPDSHNVVINTNHPLVAEKLIKMKSEEKKADFAGYLHDLALLNQNMLKGEELSAFISRSLEFVK, from the coding sequence ATGGAAAGAGGTAATATATCAGTTCAGGCGGAAAACATTTTCCCCATTATCAAAAAATTTCTTTACTCAGATCATGAGATTTTTCTGAGAGAATTGGTCTCCAATGCCGTGGATGCCACTACAAAAATCAAAACTTTATCCTCCAAAGGGGAAGTGAAAGGTGACTTGGGAGATACTAAAATCGAAATCCGGATAGATGCGGAGAACAAAACACTCCACATTCTTGACAAAGGTATTGGTATGACAGAAGATGAAGTAAACAGATATCTGAATCAGGTCGCTTTTTCTTCAGCAGAGGATTTTCTGGCAAAGTACAAAGACGACGCCACGATTATCGGTCATTTCGGATTAGGGTTTTACTCTGCTTTTATGGTAGCGGACAAAGTAGAAGTGATTACAAAGTCATATGTTCCGGATGCTCCGGCGGTAAAGTGGACCTGTGACGGCAATCCGGAATACAGTATCGAATCAAGTGACAGAACCGAAAGAGGTACCGAGATCATTCTACACATCAATGAGGAAAGTAAAGAATATCTTGAAAATTATAGAATCAAAGAACTGCTCAACAAATATTGCAAATTTCTGCCTGTTGAAATAAAATTCGGCACCAAAACGGAAACAACCTTCGAAGGGGATGGAGAAGAAAAAAAGGAAATAAAGACAGAAGTAGATGATATCGTCAATAATCCACGGCCTATCTGGAAACTGAAACCTACAGAATTGACGGATGAAGATTATAAAAGTTTTTACAATGAACTTCATCCATTCAGTCAGCCCCCATTATTCTGGATTCATTTAAATATTGACTATCCGTTCAATCTGACAGGAATTTTGTATTTCCCGAAACTCAACAACGGTTTTGAAGTTCAGAAAAACAAAATTCAGTTGTACAGCAATCAGGTTTTTATTACGGATGATGTAAAAGAGATCGTTCCGGAATTTCTGATGTTGCTGCATGGAGTGATTGACTCACCGGACATTCCACTTAATGTTTCCAGAAGTTATCTTCAGTCTGACTCTAATGTAAAAAAGATCAATACCTACATTTCTAAAAAAGTCGCAGAAAAGCTTCACTCCATCTTCAATACTGACAGAAAAGGATATGAAGAAAAATGGAAAGAAATCAGTACTTTCGTGAAATACGGCATGATCTCAGACGAAAAGTTTAATGAGAAAGCCATGACTTTTGCGCTTCTTAAAAATCTGGAAAACGAATATTTTACACTTGAAGAATATAAAGAAAGAGTAAAAGCAACCCAAACAGATAAACATAATAAAGTTATCTATCTGTATGCCAATGATGTAAAAGCGCAGCACAGTTATATTAAAGCAGCCAAAGATTACGGATATGATGTTCTGGAAATGGATACTATCATTGATAATCATTTTATGCAGCATATCGAATATAAAGGCGGTGAAGTGACATTTGTAAGAGTGGATTCAGATACACCGGATCAGTTGGTCCAGAAAGACGAAACCAAAGAATCCGTATTGAGTCAGGCAGAACAGGATAAGGTAAAGGATATTTTTACCAAATCATTAAAAAACCTGGGCATGGGCCACATCGAACTGAAAGCTTTGTCACCTACCGATCACCCTGTTTTGATTACCAGACCGGAATTTATGCGTAGAATGAAAGAAATGCAGGCCATGCAGGGGATGGATATGAATATGTTTCCGGATAGCCACAATGTTGTAATCAATACCAATCATCCGTTGGTTGCTGAGAAGCTGATCAAAATGAAGAGTGAAGAAAAGAAAGCGGATTTTGCAGGTTATCTACACGATCTGGCACTATTGAATCAGAATATGCTGAAGGGAGAAGAGCTATCCGCATTTATCAGCAGAAGTCTGGAGTTTGTAAAATAA
- a CDS encoding alkaline phosphatase family protein, whose protein sequence is MKISTFLYVLFAICISACSGKKKFSERSENFPKIEIQHLLTGNLSEDQATIAVKATDSGMLELEIYDISTGKRVNSRNLYFTQQNNFSLKEDITGLKENREYKYHFKDKSGKHLASGHFHTLPQDAASYKIVFGSCAETGSESTIFQKIQEENPLFYLQIGDIHYEDIHDNCQERFELAFKKVFSSASQSALLRKIPMVYIWDDHDFGPNNSDSSNPCRNEAIHNYKKYIPHYPFHFDSNSGPISQSFSAGRVMYVLSDLRSQKVKPKYQDCEEIQQGTNFGSEAHLNWFFDTLLKAKNEGKAVAWVSTYPWINAPGGPNYKCNESDNWGGYPKERQKIADFIKKHEIPIFILSGDAHMVAIDDGSNSDYATGKGAAIPVFHAAALDRPGSYKGGPYSHGYSTVRGQYGVIEVTDNGGENICFQWYARDTNSGFVVNQEGNEIRLNFCLSLKSQN, encoded by the coding sequence ATGAAAATAAGTACCTTCTTATATGTGCTATTTGCAATCTGCATATCTGCATGTTCTGGAAAGAAAAAGTTTTCAGAACGTTCGGAGAACTTTCCTAAAATAGAAATACAACACTTACTAACCGGAAATTTAAGTGAAGATCAGGCAACAATAGCTGTAAAAGCAACTGATTCCGGTATGTTGGAGTTAGAAATTTATGACATTTCTACCGGCAAGCGGGTAAATAGTAGAAATCTGTATTTTACACAACAAAACAATTTTAGCTTAAAAGAAGATATTACAGGGTTAAAGGAAAATAGAGAATATAAATATCATTTTAAAGATAAATCGGGTAAACATTTAGCATCAGGCCACTTTCATACCCTTCCTCAAGACGCAGCTTCTTATAAAATTGTCTTTGGTAGTTGTGCTGAGACAGGATCAGAAAGTACTATATTTCAAAAAATTCAGGAAGAAAATCCATTATTCTATTTACAGATCGGCGATATTCACTATGAGGATATCCATGATAACTGTCAGGAAAGATTTGAGCTTGCCTTCAAAAAAGTTTTTTCATCCGCTTCACAATCAGCGTTACTAAGAAAAATTCCTATGGTTTATATTTGGGATGATCACGATTTTGGACCAAATAATTCTGATTCCTCCAATCCATGCAGAAATGAAGCCATTCATAATTATAAAAAATATATCCCTCATTATCCGTTCCACTTTGATAGTAATTCCGGACCCATCAGTCAAAGTTTTTCTGCAGGAAGAGTGATGTATGTGCTTTCTGACCTGAGATCACAAAAAGTAAAACCAAAATATCAGGATTGTGAAGAGATACAGCAAGGAACAAACTTTGGTTCTGAAGCCCACTTAAATTGGTTCTTTGATACTTTATTGAAAGCAAAAAATGAAGGAAAAGCCGTAGCATGGGTGAGCACTTACCCCTGGATAAATGCCCCCGGAGGACCCAATTATAAATGTAATGAAAGTGATAATTGGGGTGGGTATCCCAAAGAAAGACAAAAGATTGCCGATTTTATTAAAAAACATGAAATCCCGATTTTTATTTTGAGTGGTGATGCACATATGGTCGCGATAGACGACGGATCCAATAGTGATTATGCTACCGGAAAGGGTGCCGCTATACCTGTATTTCACGCTGCAGCATTAGATAGGCCCGGTTCATATAAAGGTGGACCATATTCTCATGGTTATAGTACTGTCAGAGGTCAATACGGGGTGATCGAAGTAACTGATAATGGTGGAGAGAATATTTGTTTTCAATGGTATGCTCGGGATACAAACTCCGGCTTTGTAGTAAATCAGGAAGGAAATGAAATCCGGCTAAATTTTTGTTTGTCTTTGAAAAGTCAGAATTGA
- a CDS encoding phytase, which yields MFRLITTVVFVYFTLFGCKEKTSDMLSDVLIPVITTEKVPTDTDDPAIWIHPTDPSQSLIIGTDKGGDTGKGGLYVFDMNGKIDAKRSVTDLKRPNNVDIAYGLDVNGVKTDIAVCTERNTNSIRVFSLPDMKSIDGGGIAVFEDDTLRAPMGVALYTDKNTNNIYAIVGRKTGPTEGYLYQYQLTADSSDVVIGSLKRKFGKFSGIKEIEAILVDNELGYVYCSDEGVGVRKYYAHPDSSNVELALFATTGIAEDHEGLSMYKANDGTGYILLSDQQANQFHIFPREGTKDNKHDHPLIKIIKTSTDESDGSDITNVAINDQFKNGMFVAMSTDGTFQLYRWEDIAGKELFLAPNGNKTGSEQK from the coding sequence ATGTTTCGATTAATAACAACGGTTGTTTTTGTTTATTTTACCTTGTTTGGGTGTAAAGAAAAAACATCAGACATGCTTTCTGACGTGTTGATTCCCGTAATTACAACAGAAAAAGTGCCTACAGATACTGATGATCCCGCAATATGGATTCATCCGACGGATCCATCTCAAAGCTTAATAATAGGTACAGACAAAGGGGGCGATACAGGCAAAGGAGGACTATATGTTTTTGATATGAATGGTAAAATAGACGCAAAAAGATCAGTTACCGACTTAAAAAGACCCAATAATGTGGATATAGCTTACGGGTTAGATGTAAACGGGGTTAAAACAGATATTGCTGTTTGTACAGAACGAAACACCAATAGCATCAGAGTTTTTTCTCTTCCTGATATGAAATCAATAGATGGTGGGGGAATCGCAGTTTTTGAAGATGACACATTGCGTGCACCTATGGGCGTAGCACTTTATACAGACAAAAATACCAATAATATTTATGCAATCGTAGGAAGAAAAACAGGGCCAACAGAAGGATATTTGTATCAATATCAACTGACTGCCGACTCAAGTGATGTAGTAATAGGCAGTTTAAAGAGAAAATTTGGAAAGTTTAGTGGTATTAAAGAAATTGAAGCTATTTTAGTGGATAATGAACTTGGATATGTCTATTGTTCTGACGAAGGCGTAGGCGTCAGAAAATATTATGCACATCCGGATAGCAGTAATGTTGAATTAGCCTTATTTGCCACGACAGGGATTGCAGAAGATCATGAAGGCTTGTCCATGTACAAAGCCAATGATGGGACAGGGTATATTCTTTTGTCTGACCAGCAAGCTAATCAGTTTCATATATTCCCAAGAGAAGGCACCAAGGATAACAAACACGATCACCCTTTAATTAAAATCATTAAAACCAGCACGGACGAAAGCGATGGAAGTGACATTACGAATGTTGCTATCAATGATCAATTTAAAAACGGAATGTTTGTTGCGATGAGTACCGATGGAACTTTCCAATTATACAGGTGGGAAGATATCGCAGGAAAAGAACTATTTTTAGCCCCTAACGGAAACAAAACAGGTTCAGAACAAAAATGA
- a CDS encoding TonB-dependent receptor — MVKIFHILITCFLITVSVQAQSGRIQGKVTDDLGLVMPGATILLNTEPIIGTITDNAGKYQLSGIYEGNYTMTVSYLGYENVSMQVTVIADKTIEQNFTLGEASVVGDEVLILGDRLRGQAKALNQQKNNANITNIVAADQIGKFPDANIGDAMKRIPGITMQNDQGEARNIIIRGMAPSLNSVMINGERVPSAEGDNRNVQMDLIPADMVQAIEVNKAVLPSMDADAIGGAVNLVTRKAPDGLRLSGTLGSGLNLLSNKPIWNGSVILGDRILNNKLGVIFSGSYNNHNFGSDNFEGVWAQTDNPDHPVVLSGYDLRKYDVQRVRRSASLSLDYELAKGHNIYFNSMYNWRDDWENRYRFRVDRLELPFEEGGEFTELSNGVFEMRGRVAIQTKGGIENDRNKGTRVEDQRVANYNLSGDHNLGKLRMTWSGTYAKASEDRPNERYITHRSNKTVIVNTLDPAKYVVNLKNIDDELTLSLNEIYESNNNTNETDVNGRLDFELPINNNKGKIQFGARYRGKDKERVDSYDVYEPIEDLGTGGNSLGNLPFSVQDERVFLNGGQYKPGRFVNKEYLGGLNLSDASKFEKEDALGEYITNNYTAKENITGGYVMGDYKLTDKLMAIVGARIEHTSIKYSGFKFDTETEIATPTPETTKSYTNILPGAHLKYNFSDNSILRFAWTNTLARPGYFALVPYAAFNPDDMELERGNPDLEATTAMNFDLMYENYFKSIGVLSVGGFYKDISNFIYTRTDMNVTDPQFGELRSLTRPENGGTADVYGFEVAIQRQLDFLPGALKGLGVYLNYTFTESSTTGIQGRESDDLRLTGTAKNMFNASLSYETKKLVVRASLNFASDYIDEVGDSGFGDLYYDKQTFVDVNASYAITPQWRVYIEGNNLTNQPLRYYQGIQERTFQEEFYNARINLGVKFDFFGKK, encoded by the coding sequence ATGGTAAAAATTTTCCACATTCTAATTACATGTTTTTTAATTACTGTGTCTGTTCAGGCACAATCTGGACGTATTCAGGGAAAGGTAACAGATGATCTTGGTCTTGTAATGCCGGGAGCCACTATACTCCTAAATACAGAGCCAATTATCGGTACCATCACCGATAATGCAGGGAAATATCAGTTATCAGGTATTTATGAAGGCAATTACACAATGACCGTTTCTTATTTGGGATACGAAAATGTATCTATGCAGGTTACTGTAATTGCTGATAAAACAATCGAACAAAACTTTACTTTGGGAGAAGCTTCTGTGGTAGGAGATGAAGTTCTGATACTGGGTGACAGACTCAGAGGGCAGGCAAAAGCACTCAATCAACAGAAAAACAACGCAAATATCACAAATATTGTAGCTGCTGACCAGATCGGAAAGTTTCCGGATGCTAATATAGGAGATGCGATGAAAAGAATACCAGGTATCACTATGCAAAATGACCAGGGAGAAGCCAGAAATATCATAATCAGAGGTATGGCGCCGAGTTTGAATTCTGTGATGATCAATGGTGAGAGAGTCCCATCTGCCGAAGGTGACAATAGAAATGTACAAATGGACTTGATACCTGCGGATATGGTTCAGGCGATCGAAGTCAACAAAGCTGTGTTACCAAGTATGGATGCAGATGCAATCGGTGGAGCCGTAAACTTGGTCACTAGAAAAGCACCTGATGGACTTAGACTTTCAGGTACTTTAGGATCAGGACTAAACCTATTGTCCAATAAACCTATTTGGAATGGTTCTGTCATCCTTGGTGATAGAATCCTAAATAATAAATTGGGCGTGATTTTTTCTGGTTCTTACAATAATCACAATTTTGGTTCGGACAACTTCGAAGGCGTGTGGGCTCAAACAGACAATCCTGATCATCCAGTGGTATTAAGTGGTTATGATCTGAGAAAATATGATGTGCAACGTGTGCGAAGAAGTGCATCTTTATCTTTGGATTATGAACTAGCAAAAGGACACAATATCTACTTCAACTCTATGTACAACTGGAGAGACGACTGGGAAAACAGATATAGATTCAGAGTGGATAGATTGGAACTACCATTTGAAGAAGGTGGTGAATTTACGGAATTGTCCAATGGTGTGTTTGAAATGAGAGGAAGAGTAGCTATCCAAACAAAAGGTGGTATCGAAAATGATAGAAATAAAGGCACAAGAGTAGAAGACCAAAGAGTGGCAAATTACAATCTTTCCGGTGACCACAACTTAGGAAAACTGAGAATGACCTGGTCCGGTACTTATGCAAAAGCCTCTGAAGACAGACCAAATGAAAGATATATCACCCATAGGAGCAACAAAACAGTAATAGTCAATACATTAGATCCTGCAAAATATGTAGTAAACCTTAAGAATATAGATGATGAATTGACACTTTCGTTGAATGAAATCTATGAATCCAACAATAATACCAACGAAACAGATGTCAATGGAAGATTGGATTTTGAATTGCCTATCAACAACAATAAAGGCAAAATTCAATTCGGTGCAAGATACAGAGGAAAGGATAAAGAAAGAGTAGATTCTTATGATGTATATGAGCCAATTGAAGATCTTGGTACCGGAGGCAATTCATTAGGAAACCTTCCTTTTTCTGTGCAGGATGAAAGAGTATTCTTAAATGGTGGCCAATACAAACCAGGAAGGTTCGTGAATAAAGAATATTTGGGTGGCTTAAATTTGTCTGATGCATCAAAATTTGAAAAAGAAGATGCATTGGGCGAATACATTACCAATAACTATACAGCAAAAGAAAATATCACTGGTGGATATGTGATGGGAGATTATAAATTGACTGATAAATTGATGGCCATTGTAGGAGCTCGTATAGAACACACTTCTATTAAATATTCTGGTTTTAAATTTGATACTGAAACAGAAATAGCGACACCTACACCAGAAACAACCAAGTCTTATACCAATATTTTGCCAGGAGCACACTTGAAATACAACTTTAGTGACAATTCTATTTTGCGTTTTGCATGGACCAATACATTGGCTAGACCTGGATATTTTGCACTTGTGCCTTATGCGGCATTCAATCCAGATGACATGGAGTTAGAGAGAGGTAATCCAGATTTGGAAGCAACTACAGCAATGAATTTCGACTTGATGTATGAAAATTATTTCAAATCTATCGGTGTACTTTCTGTAGGTGGTTTTTACAAAGACATCAGTAATTTCATTTACACTCGTACTGATATGAATGTAACAGATCCGCAGTTTGGAGAGCTTCGGTCATTGACAAGGCCTGAAAACGGAGGTACTGCGGATGTTTATGGATTTGAGGTGGCCATACAAAGACAATTGGATTTCTTGCCGGGAGCACTCAAAGGTTTGGGTGTGTATTTGAATTATACTTTTACAGAATCCAGCACTACAGGTATTCAGGGTCGTGAAAGCGATGATTTAAGATTGACAGGAACAGCAAAAAATATGTTCAATGCATCACTATCTTACGAGACTAAAAAACTAGTGGTTAGAGCTTCATTAAACTTTGCTAGTGATTATATCGACGAAGTAGGTGACTCTGGTTTTGGTGATTTGTATTATGACAAACAAACCTTTGTGGATGTAAATGCATCTTACGCTATCACACCACAATGGAGAGTATATATAGAAGGCAACAACCTTACCAATCAACCATTGAGATATTACCAAGGCATCCAGGAGAGAACCTTCCAGGAAGAGTTTTATAATGCAAGAATCAATCTGGGTGTAAAGTTTGACTTTTTTGGGAAGAAATAA